The following DNA comes from Kryptolebias marmoratus isolate JLee-2015 linkage group LG23, ASM164957v2, whole genome shotgun sequence.
AGAAGGGGCAAACACCAAAAACCTCTTTAATACGAATAAAACTTAACATGTTGGATCATTTACAAGCATCTGCTTCACGCTCGTTCTCCAANNNNNNNNNNNNNNNNNNNNNNNNNNNNNNNNNNNNNNNNNNNNNNNNNNNNNNNNNNNNNNNNNNNNNNNNNNNNNNNNNNNNNNNNNNNNNNNNNNNNTTAccagttttttgtctttgtgttgtcatgatgtttattttatgattttttgtgtttttctgaggtaaagctctttgaactgccttgtagctgaaaagtgctacatgAATAAATCAGACTAATTTCAGTTCTGGCCGTGTTTTCCTGGATTCTCAGTAGTTCCTCAGCAGCCGGCGGTAAGGCTGAGGACGCCGGCTGCTGCCAGGTGTGAATGTTTCTGCAGCCAGGAACTAAATTAGAACATGCCCGCTCAGCGTAATCTTTCCAGGACGCACAGAGGTTTTCACGAAAAATCTCGTTTCTCACTGTCCAgtctctctttttgttgttttaaatcatcCTTTTCTGTCCCCCAGCTCTCCGTCTCCCCGTCCCGGCCATCCTTCCTCTGCACAGCCGCAGCCCCGCCTTCCTTTTCTATTTTATCGTTTTAAGACACGGAGACTAAACGTCTGACCTTCTCCCATCTCTCCACCCCAGACGTTTCCGGTCACCCAGGGCTTGGCCTCCAGCGCCGGCTTGAGCTACACGCCGTACCTGACCCCGATGTCCCACAGCATGGGCCTGGTCCCCGCGGACATCCTGCCCAGCACTCCCGTCATCGTCCCCGGCAGCCCGCCCGTCTCCATGACCGCCAGCTCCTCCTCCAATCAGAAGCTGCTTCGCGCCGACAAGCTGGAGGTGACGACTCCGAACGCTACGCTAACCCTGCGTACCGCTAACAAACTGATcctgaatgtttgtttaaaactgggCCTGTAGACTTTCATCCTTTCCTTCTTATCTCAGTTTGAATTTAGAGGCAACTGTTTGAAAGCAGAAGTTATTatagttattattattcatatttttctttaagtttgcCACTCCAATGTGGATAAACTAACTTTCCTCTTTATGAAGAAGAGGTAAGGTGTGTGAATGATGGAATCTGCAATAAatgggattttgttttttacaagaAGCTGGAGGGCGACCAGAACGACTAAAATCTCATTCAAGGTCGAGAGAAAGTTTCCGCGGCTCCTTTATCGCCAGATATCGGAGCCTCGTGTCATTTCTTTATCTTGTTTTCTTGAAAATGTCCCTCCTTGTTTCTTTGTAACCATTGAGCACGAGTTAGGCAAAGACGGGCCGTGGGTAAAGCCACATCTGCCCCTTCGGCCGAACAGCGTGGGGTGTAACCGTGGGGGGGTTATATCCTGCACCGTATTTATCAGGATGAACAGTAATCTCCCTCAGACCTGCAGGTGATGCGTAGGTGTgcgactgtgtgtgtttttctgcaggagaGCTATCACTTAGCAACTGAACGGAGCTGGCTGTAATTAAACCGCATCCCTGTGAGACACGTATATCCTCCCACACGtgtaatttattattgttaaaagAATTTAACTCCAGTTCATTTATAAATGATTCCCACACTTTAACTCCTGTCGtgcttctgtttttagttttttttccagtctggAAACTTTATTTAACGTTATTTAAGCAAACTTCATTAAATCTGAAAAGCTTTAAAGGCTTTTGTAATAAtgagtaaagttttaaatgaccTGCTTTgataaaataatctttgtttttaatatttggaGTATGAAACATGAAACTCTTAATGTGTGGTTCATTATACGTGAAGTCTGTTCGTTTTTCATGCGTTTAAAATATTCCATCTATGGTTTCCAACACGgtttatgctaaaaaaaaagccctaaatttagtttttattggcatattttctttaaagcaaatttagtttgattttaacagttcctgttattttatataaattatttgaTTGACATCGAACCAAACAGGCTCAACTTCCATGTCGAACGTCAGTTTTTAAgctttcctgtttgtctgtgatttttttgccgttttgtttttgtcctgaaacCCAAAGCCCTGACGGGTCGGCGTGCCTGTCCCTCCCTGCAGGTCTGCCGCGAGTTCCAGCGGGGCAACTGCGCCCGCGGCGAGACGGACTGCCGCTTCGCCCACCCGAGCGACAGCCCCATGATCGACACCAGCGACAACACTGTCACCGTCTGCATGGACTACATCAAGAGCCGCTGCTCCCGCGAGAAGTGCAAGTACTTCCACCCGCCGGCGCACCTCCAGGCCAAGATCAAGGCCACGCAGCACCAGGCCAACCAGACGGCTGTGGCCACACAAGCCGCTGCCACAGCCGCAGCCATGGTGAGCGCCGCTGCACTGTAGCGTGTTCCTCGCACACAGATACGGAAAGAAACTTGTCTTTTTAGTCATGATTGCACAAAGGTTCTGCTTGTCCAGGGTAGCAACAGAGGGAGACTTGTGAGGACAAAAAGACCCGTCTGTGTCTCCCGTCTTTTAGTCAGTTCTCCATTAAGCCTTTACATGTGTTGCATTCACTAAATATGTCtattttttatctaaaagtaagcacaaaaaacacagatttagtCCGATTATCTCCAATAAGTGAACACAAAATTCGATTTAGGGCTTTTGgcaaaaggttttgtttgttgcagcagtttttaaacacgTGCTGCTGATCCGAGACGTAAAATGTGGAGCGCTGCTTTATTACTGCGAGAAACTGGTCACTCCGGACAGTCCCCCCCCGCAGAGAGGCGGGTGTGCGCAGCAAACACACCCGAACGGGTCGGCACCTGTTATTCCGCTCGCCCTCGGTTCGTAGGAAGACGGCGCGATGAGCGATGACCGAATTAAATCAGATTAAGTTTGAAGACGAGTCCAAGTAGACGAGGAAGGAGGAGGGTTCGGATACGTTTCATTGGTCCTTCAGCTGCTGCGCTGCACCACCGTGCTGACTGACTCCGTTTTGCTCCATGGCGTGGGCATGCTGGACGCGCTGCACGTCCGGTCCCTCTCATTGGCTGGCTTGCTGTTCcttttcttgttctgtttttactcaCATTAAAAACTAAGAAGGATGCCAGTCTGACACTCTCAGCTCAGGTTTATTATCTTTATGACCCAGTTCCTGAGCTGGAGGGGAAGAGGGTGAACCTGAGGACGAGAACTTGTTTGCTCAGCGCCTTTAATCCAATTTCCTTTGAGCCTTTCAGCCTGAGCTGAAGTCCTTTTATTGAAGCATAATCCATAAAACCTGCCGATGTGCCGCTACATGCGTCATTATCCataattcacttttttaaaaacgcttttaaagcaaacaggACGTTATCGAAAGGTTCCGGCGTTCTGCCGCTGCGGGAACCTTCCTGCTTTTCAtgtcaccttttttatttcattttatttcatcttagACCATCTCTCACCTGAACTAACCGCAGTCTGCGAGCCCGTTAGCGCCGCAGCGAGGAAACGTGCTTCACCTTCATCACGTTCAcgtcttcctctccctccttccaTCAGTCGCATCAGATTTAACTTGGATAAACTAcccaaagataaaataaacgAGTCTCGTTGTAGATCTCAACCTTGACTAAATGCCACGTAAGTTTAAGATACTTTGGACGTATTTCGCTCTAAATAACTAATAAACAAAGCTCCACATTCTGttattaaagtttaactttaatCTGCGTGATTAGAGACCGATCCCAGTTTTCTGGGCCGATTTTCCaattttttagaaaactttgacGTGTTGATCCTGACTTTGGCCgattcatttatatatatatatatacttataaataataatttagctTGCTCAGCTATAGTTTGCTCACTtaccagtaaaaaaacaaaaaaaaaaaaaggaaaatctcaTTTTCAGGTGCTTAAATATTGGTGAATCGGGGGTAAAATTAGGAGTTTTAGGCCGATGGAGCTGAAAATCGTCTCCTCTCTTCTCGTCATGCAGGCGTTTGACGTTACAGCGCTTCAGAGAAGGATTTAATTTCACCTGTTAGGACAGATCTGTAGTTTAAATTATTCCCCGGTCTTTGCACTCCTTcgaggtgacctttgacccgacCTTTCCTACGAAAAGCCTCCTCACCTAACcagtttatcacttgtttcctgctttttttcttttttttatattattcttgtgtagatatttttaaaagtgaactAGCTTGTACCTAGCAGTttaacataaaagaaaagagaaagaaacattaACAGCAAGTTAATATAgatgctttttttgtgctttttgtacTAATTCCAAAAGCGTAGCcatgtttctttaaagtaaaggagtttttgtttctgtgcatgcCTATTGTTTCGTATGTGGTATACTTgcattcagattatttttttgtttttgttttttccttctcacCTATCCACAATGCAATGCTGTCCCCCATGATGCACCTCTGCTTGCTGTTACCTGTATGTTAATACGCTTGAATCCCATTGGCCCACTGCCATCATGTGCTCGCTGCCTGCTAATTAAAGACTCAGTCGACTGCCAAAGCAATGAAGCGACCCCTCGAGGCAACTGTAGACCTGGTACTttgacctttcaccttttgCTTTGCATGTAGCTTCTTTAATTGTACTGTAGCCACTCAGAGAGTTTGATTTGGCTCTTTTGTCGTTGTGTAAACTCAGTAATGTCAACTCACCAGTggatttcctttttctgtttttctctttttttttagattttaatgaactgagcAAGTAATGTTAAAGTAACTTTCAGCTATTACACTTCTAGTTTccatttctgcctttttgttgTGCTGTGCCAACACAAATAATAAGACTACGAGTGGACGAGTACGCAGTTCAAATCTCctgtgcttctgtttttgtctgtggcAAGGCGTTCCCCCACGGCGTCCTCCAGCCCCTACCAAAGAGACCAGCACTCGAGAAGAGCAACGGAGCGACCTCCCTGTTCAACCCCGGGGTTTTGCACTACCAGCAGGCGCTGGCGAACGCGCAGCTGCAGCAGCCCGCCTTCTTTCCCACAGGTAAGAGCGACGTACAGCCGGGTCCCTGAAGGGCTGCCTTTTAgttctttgtttcctttaaaaaaagggtttcagCTTGGACGATACATCCCCCCCCCCGCCGATCCAAACCTAACGATCCCAGGCGCCAGCTTTGAGCGTAAGAATACTCAAAGCTGGTTTTCTGGGTCGAGTGTTACTGTGTTGCTGCAGCCGCAGGGCGTCCAGGTTAGCGTCAGCTAACGGAGCTGGAAAGCTTCTCGTTTCCTTTAGATCGATTCCTCTAatcgttttaaacaaagttttaaactagaGCTGCATCATATCAGTAAAAGTAAGACAAACTCACACTTCTCCTGGGTTTTACTTCCCTGGTTTCTATAATTTATGTCCTTTTTACATGGACCCTAAcggtcccagctccactctactcggcttgctttgcaaacgtttccaccggcattttttcgaggccggtccctgcttctttggtccctgcttcagagtcgggccagctgggccggccctgcttcgtagTTAgccagcttagctcctgttcactcattggtcgtgggtgtgaccagatgcaagcataaagagcgaaggtaggaatataaacaacagcgttagctaaccctgcagcgtttctgccgtctgtcccccagctgaaggcctgtaaagcctgaaatctccggctgataacagctgtcctactccgcacaacaatggcggcatccagagcatttcttccactgcgcctctcttcctgaagtctcaggagaatccccataagtttaaaaaacagcaacaacacaggaccaacgttgtccatagcgcttccgttgtctCCTCCCCGCTCCTCCCGAGGCCCCGCCCCCTTCTTGTAGTAACATATCTGCGAACAGACAAATGTTACCCAGCTTAAACTCGCCTCTCTCCCTTTCTTCTAACAGGGAATTACATGTCTGTATTTCTCCCCCCCAGCTTGTTCCGAGCACACGTGTAAATTTAACTTTCCGAATCTTAAAACCGCGAAAGGAGCTCAATAAGATCGAAGTGCGAAGCGATCGGGTCGGGTTAGGGTTAGTTGAAAACTGACGCCGTCCTGTAAACACGGAGGAGATGAATTCGCTGTAATTTCATAAAAAACTGACTCTGTTTGGTTTAGTTGCAGCTGGAAATAATCCGTTTTCCCACATTAATACTCAGTTCCTCTGCTTGCTTTGGTCCGCTGCTTTCAGACTGAAGcctttttattatgattattatttttctttattttgtcttgtctAACCTTATTgtccctcccccccccccgtcctGGATTAACCCATTTCTCTCCTTCTTTGTCTCCCTCCTTCTCTCTGCATGAACACAACAGGGTCAGTGTTGTGCATGACTCCTGCTAGCAGTCTTGGTAGGTCCTGACGTTGCTCTCCTACACACACATCTGATtcaggtgggggtggggggaggggtcTGCAGTCCTCTCAGGTGAGACAAAACGCCATCGCACCCCTCTGCCGCCCTCGAGGTGGCAGCGAGGGTGGgttttttgtgcatcattttCTGTTGAAGTTTTGTCGCCTGAAGGAGCCGCAGCGTGGATTTCTCGTTTGCCCGCCTCTGACTCGACCCTGACTCGACTCNNNNNNNNNNNNNNNNNNNNNNNNNNNNNNNNNNNNNNNNNNNNNNNNNNNNNNNNNNNNNNNNNNNNNNNNNNNNNNNNNNNNNNNNNNNNNNNNNNNNGGTGGAAATGGGGGAGGTAATACTTTGTTTTAAGAAGTCTAGTTTAAAGACAATGAAGCCCCAGTGTCAGGATATAATGTATGTAAAtttgttgtttacttgtttgttgttctgtatgatcaaaacaataaaaatacttgaattAAACATGAACAGTTTTGAGTGTGGAAATTGACCTCTCAAGGAAAGTCAAATGAAGTTTAGGTGTGGGAAACCCCATCAGCAGGTGATGTATCCATTTGGAACCGATCAAGCTGTGCTGGATGTACCTCCTTTCCATCGATGATGACTCGGGTACCTGCAAAATGAGCCTTCTTTCCCTCTTTCTTTGCAGCTTCAATGATAGGCCATAGCTTGTTTCGTGTTGCTTTGTCATCAGCAGTTAAATCTTCATTGAACCTTAACTTGTTGTTCTTGAGGTATTCACTCTTTTTGGCTATTTTCCACAGGTCTCTTGTAGATCTATTTGCAAAACGGATGATGGTTGTCCTGGgtctgtttgatgtttcctggtATCTTCCTAGACGGTGGACAATGTCTATGtcatctttcattttctgttgtaAATCAGGTACAACAGTACCGCAGATGCTGACAGCTTTGGCCTTGATATCTTCTGGGTTACCCTCAGGGATGCCATGGAGTCTCAAGTTCCATCTCCGTCCATATCTATCCATCTCATTAAGCTTCAGTTGGAGTTCTGCAATTTGCCGGTCATGGCTTTCGTTGGAACTTTTGAACACTTTCATGTCAGCTTTTAGAGACTCAACTTCTGCAAAGGCGAAATCGATGGACTTTTTCAGAGCTTCAATGCTGACAGTGTTCTTTGTAATTATGCCCTCCAAGTGATCTGCTCGTTCGTTGACTGCGGCGATGATGTTATCCTGTAGGTCTGCCAGAGACCtcagctttttggttttttttcctttggcttGATCGGTGTATCAGGGTTAGATACTGGCAAAGGTGCAAGATCAGCATCTTGACAACTGGCATGAGTTTCAGGTACAGTATAATCATGATCAATGTTAGCTAATGTAGAAGTCGTGGATGCGACCATAGCTGGGAAacttgttggtgtttttggaaTATTAATAGACGTTccaaaagtcaaaagtttatttatgcaTGTTCTCAGCGTTTGGAACAGAACTCAAGAACAAATTGTACTGTGTCATATCATATTGTATTACATATTGTGAAGGCTTGCCGTAATTtcaacctggcagactcacccagctgttcGGCATCACTCATCATGGATCCTCGCTCCCAGCTGCCAAATCGTgtccaggtgcaggatataaggctccccggccatggctcctcctgctcgccagccaagtctcgtcCCACCGCCTCCCCGATCTCCACTACTGCTCTGGACTCcccttcctcgtcctccacgccaccaccaggtccgggtcccgggGGATGACTActctaatctctcaccctacttcgatcattcaagctcacagcggttctctgcaaactcgtctcctgccggggcccgagcgccaaagacctctaaccaataaaacactctaattgtctttatctctctgtgtgagtctctccaaggTTGAAGTATCATTTCATACCATATTGTAAAATATTGCATGATACTGTATCATACTGTGctgaaaaatgtcataaaacacacaccttACACTAGAACTGCTTCAAAAATAACTTTCCAAAGTTCACAGATGCGTCTTTCATATTCATGCCaagtccatttttaaaaactttaattcaatTTTCAGTTGTAGAACTTTGAATT
Coding sequences within:
- the LOC108229667 gene encoding muscleblind-like protein 2a isoform X1, with translation MALNIASIRDTKWLTLEVCRQFQRGTCSRSDEECKFAHPPKSCQVENGRVIACFDSLKGRCTRENCKYLHPPAHLKTQLEINGRNNLIQQKTAAAMLAQQMQFMIPGTTMQPVTFPVTQGLASSAGLSYTPYLTPMSHSMGLVPADILPSTPVIVPGSPPVSMTASSSSNQKLLRADKLEVCREFQRGNCARGETDCRFAHPSDSPMIDTSDNTVTVCMDYIKSRCSREKCKYFHPPAHLQAKIKATQHQANQTAVATQAAATAAAMTQSTAKAMKRPLEATVDLAFPHGVLQPLPKRPALEKSNGATSLFNPGVLHYQQALANAQLQQPAFFPTGSVLCMTPASSLGRS
- the LOC108229667 gene encoding muscleblind-like protein 2a isoform X2, translating into MALNIASIRDTKWLTLEVCRQFQRGTCSRSDEECKFAHPPKSCQVENGRVIACFDSLKGRCTRENCKYLHPPAHLKTQLEINGRNNLIQQKTAAAMLAQQMQFMIPGTTMQPVTFPVTQGLASSAGLSYTPYLTPMSHSMGLVPADILPSTPVIVPGSPPVSMTASSSSNQKLLRADKLEVCREFQRGNCARGETDCRFAHPSDSPMIDTSDNTVTVCMDYIKSRCSREKCKYFHPPAHLQAKIKATQHQANQTAVATQAAATAAAMAFPHGVLQPLPKRPALEKSNGATSLFNPGVLHYQQALANAQLQQPAFFPTGSVLCMTPASSLGRS